From a single Phalacrocorax carbo chromosome 10, bPhaCar2.1, whole genome shotgun sequence genomic region:
- the NUBP2 gene encoding cytosolic Fe-S cluster assembly factor NUBP2 isoform X2 translates to MEEAVGERSNLAGVRHILLVLSGKGGVGKSTISTELALSLRHSGKKVGILDVDLCGPSIPRMFRVQDSDVHQCDSGWVPVFVDQDKSISLMSIGFLLEKPDDAVVWRGPKKNALIKQFVADVAWGDLDFLIVDTPPGTSDEHISTVEALRPYKPLGAILVTTPQAVAVGDVRRELTFCKKTGLRVLGIVENMSGFVCPHCSECTNIFSKGGGEELARYAGVPFLGCVPLDPQLSQSLEEGRDFIQEFPKSSAFPALAQITQQILDGTSQRSS, encoded by the exons ATGGAGGAGGCGGTGGGGG AGAGAAGCAACCTGGCTGGGGTGCGGCACATCCTGCTGGTGCTCTCTGGGAAGGGTGGTGTGGGGAAGAGCACCATCTCCACAGAGCTGGCTCTGTCACTGCGGCACTCTGGGAAGAAG GTGGGGATCCTGGATGTGGACCTGTGTGGCCCCAGCATACCCCGTATGTTCAGGGTGCAGGACAGTGACGTGCACCAGTGCGACAGCGGCTGGGTCCCCGTCTTTGTGGACCAAGACAAGAGCATCTCGCTCATGTCCATTGGCTTCCTGCTCGAGAAGCCGGATGATGCTGTGGTGTGGAGAGGACCCAAGAAAAATG CTTTGATCAAACAATTTGTTGCTGATGTGGCATGGGGGGATCTGGACTTTCTCATCGTGGACACGCCGCCGGGTACGTCTGACGAGCACATCTCCACAGTGGAGGCCTTGCGGCCCTACAAGCCGCTTGGAGCAATCCTCGTCACAACACCCCAG GCCGTGGCTGTAGGAGATGTAAGGCGAGAGCTGACATTCTGTAAGAAGACAGGCTTACGAGTTCTCGGCATTGTGGAGAATATGAGCGGCTTCGTCTGCCCGCACTGTTCG GAGTGCACAAACATCTTTTCCAAAGGAGGAGGTGAGGAGCTGGCCAGGTATGCTGGGGTCCCCTTCCTTG GCTGTGTTCCCCTGGACCCCCAACTCAGCCAGAGcttggaggaaggcagagactTCATCCAAGAGTTTCCCAAgagctctgccttccctgccttGGCTCAAATCACCCAGCAGATCTTGGATGGTACGTCACAGCGAAGCTCCTGA
- the NUBP2 gene encoding cytosolic Fe-S cluster assembly factor NUBP2 isoform X1 has translation MARDCRCHRADHQGAPSNRERSNLAGVRHILLVLSGKGGVGKSTISTELALSLRHSGKKVGILDVDLCGPSIPRMFRVQDSDVHQCDSGWVPVFVDQDKSISLMSIGFLLEKPDDAVVWRGPKKNALIKQFVADVAWGDLDFLIVDTPPGTSDEHISTVEALRPYKPLGAILVTTPQAVAVGDVRRELTFCKKTGLRVLGIVENMSGFVCPHCSECTNIFSKGGGEELARYAGVPFLGCVPLDPQLSQSLEEGRDFIQEFPKSSAFPALAQITQQILDGTSQRSS, from the exons ATGGCGCGGGACTGCCGGTGCCACCGGGCCGATCACCAGGGAGCGCCGAGCAACCGGG AGAGAAGCAACCTGGCTGGGGTGCGGCACATCCTGCTGGTGCTCTCTGGGAAGGGTGGTGTGGGGAAGAGCACCATCTCCACAGAGCTGGCTCTGTCACTGCGGCACTCTGGGAAGAAG GTGGGGATCCTGGATGTGGACCTGTGTGGCCCCAGCATACCCCGTATGTTCAGGGTGCAGGACAGTGACGTGCACCAGTGCGACAGCGGCTGGGTCCCCGTCTTTGTGGACCAAGACAAGAGCATCTCGCTCATGTCCATTGGCTTCCTGCTCGAGAAGCCGGATGATGCTGTGGTGTGGAGAGGACCCAAGAAAAATG CTTTGATCAAACAATTTGTTGCTGATGTGGCATGGGGGGATCTGGACTTTCTCATCGTGGACACGCCGCCGGGTACGTCTGACGAGCACATCTCCACAGTGGAGGCCTTGCGGCCCTACAAGCCGCTTGGAGCAATCCTCGTCACAACACCCCAG GCCGTGGCTGTAGGAGATGTAAGGCGAGAGCTGACATTCTGTAAGAAGACAGGCTTACGAGTTCTCGGCATTGTGGAGAATATGAGCGGCTTCGTCTGCCCGCACTGTTCG GAGTGCACAAACATCTTTTCCAAAGGAGGAGGTGAGGAGCTGGCCAGGTATGCTGGGGTCCCCTTCCTTG GCTGTGTTCCCCTGGACCCCCAACTCAGCCAGAGcttggaggaaggcagagactTCATCCAAGAGTTTCCCAAgagctctgccttccctgccttGGCTCAAATCACCCAGCAGATCTTGGATGGTACGTCACAGCGAAGCTCCTGA
- the SPSB3 gene encoding SPRY domain-containing SOCS box protein 3 isoform X2, which yields MARRTRSSRAWHFVLSGVRREVDTRAVALATSTRGWGYDSDGQLVVVVGTGLLRSMKLQSQHSDSDSEPESSSLSPSIPSAIPVTGESYCNCENQSEAPYCSSLHALHRVKDCQCGEEDEYFDWVWDDLNKSTATLLTCDNRKVNFHMEYSCGTAAIRGNKELADGQHFWEIKMTSPVYGTDMMVGIGTSDVNLDKYRHTFCSLLGKDEDSWGLSYTGLLHHKGDKTNFSSRFGQGSIIGVHLDTWHGTLTFFKNRKCIGVAATKLQNKKFYPMVCSTAAKSSMKVIRSCASCTSLQYLCCYRLRQLLPDYVDTLEVLPLPPGLKQVLHNKLGWVLSMNYSTLKPSSSSSSSGSDSDSSCGSDAEACQRKRCRRT from the exons ATGGCACGGCGCACGCGGAGCAGCAGGGCCTGGCACTTCGTCCTGAGCGGGGTGCGGCGTGAGGTGGACACCCGGGCGGTTGCCTTGGCCACCAGCACGCGTGGCTGGGGCTACGACTCCGATGGACAG ctggtggtggtggtgggaaccGGGCTGCTTCGATCTATGAAGTTACAGTCTCAG CACAGCGATTCAGATTCGGAGCCAGAGTCTTCCTCCCTCTCACCTTCCATCCCGAGTGCCATACCTGTGACCGGAGAGTCCTACTGCAACTGCGAGAACCAGAGCGAAGCGCCCTACTGCTCCAGCCTGCATGCCCTCCACCGTGTGAAGGACTGCCAGTGTGGCGAGGAGGACGAGT ATTTTGACTGGGTGTGGGATGACCTGAATAAGTCGACGGCCACCCTGCTGACCTGTGACAACCGCAAGGTGAACTTCCACATGGAGTACAGCTGTGGCACTGCTGCCATCCGGGGGAACAAAGAGCTGGCAGACGGGCAGCACTTCTGGGAGATCAAGATGACCTCCCCAGTCTATGGCACAGACATG ATGGTGGGAATTGGGACATCTGATGTGAATCTGGACAAGTACCGCCACACCTTCTGCAGCCTGTTGGGCAAGGACGAGGACAGCTGGGGACTCTCCTACACAG GACTATTGCATCACAAGGGAGACAAAACAAACTTCTCCTCGAGGTTCGGCCAAGGCTCCATCATTGGAGTGCATTTGGACACGTGGCATGGAACGCTAACATTCTTCAAAAACCGCAAGTGCATTG GGGTTGCAGCTACGAAGCTGCAGAACAAGAAGTTTTACCCCATGGTGTGCTCGACGGCGGCCAAGAGCAGCATGAAGGTGATCCGCTCCTGTGCCAGTTGCACATCCCTCCAGTATCTCTGCTGTTACCGCCTGCGCCAGCTCCTGCCTGACTACGTGGACACGCTGGAGGTGCTACCATTGCCACCAGGACTCAAGCAGGTGCTACACAACAAACTGGGGTGGGTCTTGAGCATGAACTATAGCACATTGaagccttcctcctcttcctcttcatcagGAAGTGACTCAGACAGCTCCTGTGGCTCAGATGCAGAGGCCTGCCAAAGGAAGAGGTGCAGGAGGACATAA
- the SPSB3 gene encoding SPRY domain-containing SOCS box protein 3 isoform X1, whose protein sequence is MARRTRSSRAWHFVLSGVRREVDTRAVALATSTRGWGYDSDGQHSDSDSEPESSSLSPSIPSAIPVTGESYCNCENQSEAPYCSSLHALHRVKDCQCGEEDEYFDWVWDDLNKSTATLLTCDNRKVNFHMEYSCGTAAIRGNKELADGQHFWEIKMTSPVYGTDMMVGIGTSDVNLDKYRHTFCSLLGKDEDSWGLSYTGLLHHKGDKTNFSSRFGQGSIIGVHLDTWHGTLTFFKNRKCIGVAATKLQNKKFYPMVCSTAAKSSMKVIRSCASCTSLQYLCCYRLRQLLPDYVDTLEVLPLPPGLKQVLHNKLGWVLSMNYSTLKPSSSSSSSGSDSDSSCGSDAEACQRKRCRRT, encoded by the exons ATGGCACGGCGCACGCGGAGCAGCAGGGCCTGGCACTTCGTCCTGAGCGGGGTGCGGCGTGAGGTGGACACCCGGGCGGTTGCCTTGGCCACCAGCACGCGTGGCTGGGGCTACGACTCCGATGGACAG CACAGCGATTCAGATTCGGAGCCAGAGTCTTCCTCCCTCTCACCTTCCATCCCGAGTGCCATACCTGTGACCGGAGAGTCCTACTGCAACTGCGAGAACCAGAGCGAAGCGCCCTACTGCTCCAGCCTGCATGCCCTCCACCGTGTGAAGGACTGCCAGTGTGGCGAGGAGGACGAGT ATTTTGACTGGGTGTGGGATGACCTGAATAAGTCGACGGCCACCCTGCTGACCTGTGACAACCGCAAGGTGAACTTCCACATGGAGTACAGCTGTGGCACTGCTGCCATCCGGGGGAACAAAGAGCTGGCAGACGGGCAGCACTTCTGGGAGATCAAGATGACCTCCCCAGTCTATGGCACAGACATG ATGGTGGGAATTGGGACATCTGATGTGAATCTGGACAAGTACCGCCACACCTTCTGCAGCCTGTTGGGCAAGGACGAGGACAGCTGGGGACTCTCCTACACAG GACTATTGCATCACAAGGGAGACAAAACAAACTTCTCCTCGAGGTTCGGCCAAGGCTCCATCATTGGAGTGCATTTGGACACGTGGCATGGAACGCTAACATTCTTCAAAAACCGCAAGTGCATTG GGGTTGCAGCTACGAAGCTGCAGAACAAGAAGTTTTACCCCATGGTGTGCTCGACGGCGGCCAAGAGCAGCATGAAGGTGATCCGCTCCTGTGCCAGTTGCACATCCCTCCAGTATCTCTGCTGTTACCGCCTGCGCCAGCTCCTGCCTGACTACGTGGACACGCTGGAGGTGCTACCATTGCCACCAGGACTCAAGCAGGTGCTACACAACAAACTGGGGTGGGTCTTGAGCATGAACTATAGCACATTGaagccttcctcctcttcctcttcatcagGAAGTGACTCAGACAGCTCCTGTGGCTCAGATGCAGAGGCCTGCCAAAGGAAGAGGTGCAGGAGGACATAA